CGGGTTCGGCGGGCAGCGCGGCGAGCGCGCGTCGCGCCGCCGAGCGCAGCGCGCCCAGGATGCCGAGGTGGTCGACCTCCTGCGGGCTGGCGTGCCCGACCGCGCTGGCCAGGGCCCACCGCCGAATGCGCGGCACGAGCGCCTCGCGAGCAGCCGGTGTCAGCAGCTTGGAGTCGCGGACGCCGGCCGGCGCCGTCCGCACGCGCGCGTCGACGAGCACCACGCCCACGCTGGCCGGCCCCGCCAAGGCGCCACGGCCCACCTCGTCGACGGCGGCGAGCAGCGTGCACTCCTCGCGCAGCAGCGCCCGCTCGACCCGCAGGGACGGCGCCCGGCCGGCGGGGCTCACACGCCCACCTGCACCGGGTCGGCCCCCTCGAGGGCTCCGCTGCGGGCCTGCTCGAGCAGCGCCGGCAGGAGCGTGGCCAGCGCGCGGGGGGTCAGGATGTCGCGCTGCTCGGCGGCGAGCTCGTCGAGGGTCCACCAGCGCACCTGGTCGAGGGTGCTGCGCTCGAGCGGGGTCCAGCCGGAGTGGTCGAGCTCCACCGCGGCGCCGCCCGCTCCCACGCGCAGCAGGTACCAGCGCTCGCGCAGGTCGAAGGACGGCAGCACGTGCCGGCGGGTCCACACGCAGGGGCCGAGCTCGCCGTCGTCCGCGAGGTGCAGCCCGAGCTCTTCGACGAGCTCGCGGCGCGCGGCCTGCGTGGCGGTCTCACCCGGCTCGATCCCGCCGCCAGGGGGGAACCAGAAGCCCGAGCGCGAGCGCAGCAGCAGCACCCGGTGGTCGGCATCGACCACCAGCACGCGGACGGTGGGGCGCACCGGCTCGCGCGGCAGTCGCTCGTGAAGTTCGGGCAGCCACTGCACCATCTCGGCCGGCGCGACCGCAGCGCCGGAGTCGACGAGCGCCTCGAGCTCTTCGAGGCCGAGCCACTGCGCCCCGAGCGTGAAGGCCCGCTCCTGCTCGCTCATGCCGACTGGCACGGGGGTGAACCGCTCAGTGCGCAGCGCGAAGAACGTGTTGTGGCCCAGGTAACGACGGCCGTCGAAACCGAACTCGTTGCTCGACGTCAGGGCCGGCTCTGCGAGGTCGTCGACGCTGAAGCCGAGCTCCTCCCACGCCTCGCGGCAGGCGGCGTCGTGCGGGCTCTCGCCCGGCTCCACTCCCCCACCGGGACTCACCCAACGCACGACGTCGGGCTCGGCCGGGTCGACGACGCGCTGCAGCAGCAGCGCGCCGCTGGGGTCCAGGCACAGCAGTCGGGCCGCTGGACGGTCGATGAGCGTCATCAGGTCGACCCTACGGCGTGCTCGCACCCGCAGCGGGCACCCGGGCGAACGTCGACTGCGGGACGCCGAGCCAGTCGACGCGCGAGAACGGCCAGACCACCGCCATGGCTCGCCCCGTCACCAGGTCGATCGGCACGAAGCCCTTGAAGCGCGAGTCCTCGGACGCCGAGCGGTGGTCGCCCATGACCCACAGCTGCCCCGCCGGGACGCGGACGTCGAACGGCTTCTCGGACGGCCGGTCGCCCGGGTGGACGTACGGCTCTTCGAGCGGCACGCCGTTCACCGTGAGCCGGCCGTGGTCGTCGCAGCAGACGACGTGATCCCCAGGCAGGCCGATGATCCGCTTGATGAGGTGGTTGCCCGAGTCGTTGGGCAGCAGCCCGACGAAGATCAGCACCTGGCGCAGGGGCCCGGGGTCGGGCACCGGCACCTCGTTCTGCTCGAGCCAGTCGCCGGGGTCGGTGAACACCACGACCTCGCCGCGCTTGAGCGAGAAGGGCCCGGGCGTGAGCTTGCTGACGATGACGCGGTCACCCACGAGCAGCGTGTTCTCCATCGACACCGACGGGATGTAGAACGCCTGCACGAGGAACGTCTTCACCAGCAACGACAGCACCAGCGCGATGCCGACGACGATCACCGCCTCGCGCAGTGCCCCGAGCAGCCCCAGACCGGCCCGACGGCGGCGTGAGGCAGGTGGCTGCTGGCCGGCAGCAGCCGCGCGGTGCCTCTCGCTGCGAAACGCCGGAGCGCCGTCCGCGGACTCCGCCTCCGGCTGCGGCCGGTCGTCGTCAGTGCTCACGTCCACTCCCCGCTGATCAGTGCCGCGCCGCGGGGGCGCCGTCGACGCCACCGATCCGGGACAACGGCCAGAACCGCACGAAGACCTTGCCGATCACGCGGTCGACCGGCACCGTGCCACCGCCGGGATCACCCAGGTGGGCCCGTGAGTCGGCCGAGTCGCTGCGGTGGTCGCCCATGACCCACAGCCGCCCAGCAGGCACGACGACGTCGAACGGTGTGGTGCTCGGCGCGTCGCCCGGATTGACGTACGGCTCGTCGACCGGACGGTCGTTGACCTTCAGTCGGCCAGCGGCGTCACAGCACTCGACGTGGTCGCCGGGCAGGCCGATGACCCGCTTGGTGAAGTCCTTCTCGGACGGCGAGACGCCGAAGAACGCGCCCACCTGCCGTGCCGCGCGGCCGAGCAGCCCGTGCGCTGGTGCGACCTCCTGCGAGCCCGCGAAGGAGTCGCGACCGTCGAAGACGATGACGTCGCCGCGGTGGATGTCACCCAGCCGGTAGCTGAGCTTCGACACCAGCACCCGGTCGCCGATCTGCAGCGTCGGCTCCATCGACCCCGAGGGGATGTAGAACGCCTGCACCAGGAAGGTGCGCACCACGAGGGTGAGCACGAGGGCGGCCGCCACGAGCATCGGCAGGTCACGCCACCAGGGGCGATGCCCCGTCTGCTGCCGCACGCCATCCGCGGTGGTCTCGTGCCGTGCGGCACCGGAGGCTGCCTCGCCGGCGGCGTCCTGGGGGGCGACGTCCATCACCGCGAGCCTATCGCGGACGCCGGGCCGCACCCACTCACCGCGGGCGCGCAGACAGCGGCGCCCGGGACTCCTGAGAGGGTCCCGGGCGCAGCCGACCGCTGGGGGTCTGTGGTCAACGCGAGACCGGCGTCTCGCGCTTCTCCTTGATCTTGGCGGCCTTGCCGCGCAGGTCGCGCAGGTAGTACAGCTTCGCTCGGCGCACGTCGCCGCGGGTCACGACCTCGATCTTGTCGATCACCGGGGAGTGCAGCGGGAAGGTGCGCTCGACGCCGACGCCGAAGCTGACCTTGCGGACCGTGAAGGTCTCGCGGACGCCGTCGCCCTGGCGGCGGATGACCGCACCCTGGAAGACCTGGATGCGCGAGCGGTTGCCCTCCACGACCTTGACGTGGACCTTCAGCGTGTCGCCGGGGCGGAACTCAGGGACGTCGTCCCGCAGGCTCGCGGCGTCAACAGAGTCGAGGATGTGCATGGCGCGTCCGTTCTCGCAGGTGCCACGGGTCACCCACGGTCATCGTGGTCAGGTTTCGCCACCGAGTCGGCGCGTGCGTCTCCCCCGTGGCGGGGACGCGGCCGGTGCGTGGCGCGAGGGCCTAGTCTGCCACAGCGGGGGGCTCGGCCTGAAATCCGTCGCGCTGGCCCTGCAACGCCGCCCGGTCGGCGGCGTCGAGCGCGGCCGGGTCGAGGGCCGCCAGCAGGTCGGGACGGCGCACCGCCGTGCGCCGCAGCCGCTCGTCGCGGCGCCAGCGCGCGACGGCGCCGTGGTGGCCCGACAGCAGCACCGGCGGCACCTCCCGACCCCGCCAGGACGCCGGCTTGGTGTACACCGGGTACTCGAGCAGCCCGTCCTCGTGGCTCTCCTCCACCAGGCTCTCGGCGTTTCCGACGACGCCGGGCAGCAGCCGGGCGACGGCCTCGACGATCGCCAGCACGGCCACCTCGCCGCCGTTGAGCACGTAGTCCCCCAGGCTCACCGGCGTGAGCCGCCAGCGGCCGGCCGCGTCGTCCAGCACCCGCTCGTCGATGCCCTCGTAGCGACCGCACGCGAAGGCCAGCCAGCGCTCGGCCGCCAGCTCGTGGGCCATCGCCTGGGTGAACCGGACGCCGGAGGGGCTGGGCACGAGCAGGTGCGGCGTGACCGTGTCGTCGCCGAGGGCGGCGCGACCCGCCTGCTCGACGTGGTCGAGCGCCTCACCCCAGGGTTCGGGTCGCATGACCATGCCCGGGCCGCCGCCGTACGGGGTGTCGTCGACGGTGCGGTGCCGGTCGTGGGTGAAGTCGCGCAGGTCGTGGACGGCCACGTCGAGCAGGCCCTGCTCGCGCGCCTTGCCGATGAGCGAGAGCTGCAGGGCGTCCAGGTAGGCCGGGAAGATCGTGACGACGTCGACGCGCATCAGTCGGCCTCGGTGTCCGGGTCGAACATCCCCCCGGGCGGGTCGACGACGACGCGTCCGCCGGCGACGTCGACCTCCGGCACGAGGGCCGCCACGAAGGGCACCAGCACCTCGGCGCCCGCGGCGGTGCGCACCACCAGCAGGTCCTGGGCCGCTCCGGCGTCCAGGCGCACGACCTCGCCGAGCACCTGCCCCGCCGGGTCGTCGACGCGCAGGCCGATGAGCTCGTGCTCGTACCAGGCGTCCGGCTCGTCAGAGGTCTCGACGTCGACCAGCAGCAGCACGCCGCGCAGCGCCTCGGCGGCGGTGCGGTCGGCGACGGAGGCGAACTGCAGCAGCAGCACGCCGTTGTGGTCGCGCGCGGTCTCGAGGGTGAGCGGCCCGGCGTCGGCGGGATCGGTGACGAACGTCGCGCCGGGCACGAACCGCTGCTCGGGGACGTCGGTGCGCACCTCGATGCTCACCTCGCCGCGCAGCCCGTGGGCCCGTCCGACGCGGGCGACGACACGCTGCATGCTCACTCCCTCGGTGCGGCGGCCGTAGCGGCCGGGAAACAGCGGCGTCCGAGCACCCGACCGGTGCGGTCAGGTGCTCGGACGCAGGTGGTGCTGGTCAGCGCACGCGGTCGGTGTCGACGATGTCGATCCGTACCGAGCGGCCGCTGGCCAGGGCGCCGACGACGGTGCGCAGCGCGCTCGCCGTCCGCCCCGACCGTCCGATCACGCGACCGAGGTCGTCCGGGTGCACGCGCACCTCGAGCATCTCGCCGCGACGGCCGTCGACCCGGCGGACGGTGACGTCGTCCGGGTGCTCGACGATGCCGCGGACGAGGTGGTCGAGGGCGTTCTCGAGCACGCTCAGGCCTCGGTGGTGGCGGCCTCGTCGGCCGAGGCGTCGGCGGTCTGCTCAGCGGCACCCTCGTCAACCTTCGGCTCGGCCTTCTTGGCGGCCTTCTTCTTGGGCGTGGTCGCGCCCTCCTTGACCGCATCGCCCGCGGAGGCGCGAGCGGCCTCGTTGAACAGCGCGTCGCGGTCGGGGCGCGGCTCACGGGTGCGCAGCGTGCCCTCGGCACCCGGCAGGCCCTTGAACTTCTGCCAGTCGCCGGTGACCTTGAGCAGCGCCAGCACCTGCTCGGTGGGCTGCGCGCCCACGCTGAGCCAGTACTGCGCCCGCTCGGAGTCGATGTCGATGAGCGACGGCTCCTCGGTCGGGTGGTACTTGCCGATCTCCTCGATCGAGCGACCGTCGCGCTTGGTGCGCGAGTCGGCCACGACGACGCGGTAGTACGGGGCCCGGATCTTGCCCAGGCGCTTGAGACGGATCTTGACGGCCACGGGTGTGGTCACTCCTGTGTCTGCGTGGGGTGGCGCGGCGGGCTCCCGGGTGGGGACTCGGGTGCCGTGGCGCTCGGGACACGGCGCGAGGCGGAGAGAGGGGCCGCGACGCACCGGTACGGCCGACCATTCTGCCAGACGTGGCCGGTTCTCTCGACCACGCCTCGACACAGGCCGGGGGTTCAGCCCTTGGCGACCTTCGCCAGGCGGTTCCAGGTGTCGACGACGGTGTCGGGGTTGAGCGACATCGAGGCGATCCCCCGCTGCATGAGCCACTCGGCGAGGTCCGGGTGGTCGCTCGGCCCCTGGCCGCAGATGCCGACGTACTTGCCGGCCGCCGTGCACGCCTCGATCGCCCGCTCGAGCATGAACAGCACGGCCGGGTCGCGCTCGTCGAACGACTCGGCCACCAGTGCGGAGTCGCGGTCGAGGCCCAGCGTCAGCTGCGTCATGTCGTTCGAGCCGATCGAGAAGCCGTCGAAGTGCTCGAGGAACTGCTCGGCGATCACGGCGTTCGAGGGCAGCTCGCACATCATGATGACCTGCAGGTCGTTCTCGCCGCGGCGCAGACCCTGCTCGGCCAGCAGCTCGACGACCCGGCGTCCCTCGGTGACCGTGCGCACGAACGGGATCATCACCTTGACGTTGGTGAGCCCCATCTCGTCACGCACGTACCGCAGCGCCTCGCACTCCATCGCGAAGCAGTCGCGGAACTGCTCGGAGACGTACCGCGACGCGCCGCGGTACCCGATCATGGGGTTCTCCTCGTGGGGCTCGAACCGGTCACCGGCGAGCAGGTTCGCGTACTCGTTCGACTTGAAGTCCGACATCCGCACGATCACCGGCTTCGGCGCGAACGCCGCCGCGATGGTGGCCACGCCCTCCGCCACCCGCTGCACGAAGTAGTCGCGCGGGCTGGGGTACGCGGCCACGGCCTCGCTCACCTGCGAGCGCAGCGGCTCGTCCAGCGTGTCGAGCTCCAGCAGCGCCCGCGGGTGGATGCCGATCTGCCGGTTGATGATGAACTCCAGCCGCGCGAGCCCGACGCCGGCGTTCGGCAGCCGCGAGAACGCGAAGGCCTGGTCAGGCGTCCCGACGTTCATCATGATGTCGACGTCGAGCTCGGGCATGGCCTGCAGGTCGGTCTCGATGACCTCGAAGTCGAGCACGCCCTCGTAGACGTACCCCGTGTCGCCCTCGGCGCACGACACCGTGACCTCGCGGCCGTCGGCCAGGTCGCGTGTCGCCGACCCCGTGCCGACGACGGCCGGGATGCCGAGCTCGCGAGCGATGATCGCGGCGTGGCACGTGCGGCCACCGCGGTTGGTGACGATCGCGCTGGCACGCTTCATGATCGGCTCCCAGTCAGGGTCGGTCATGTCGGCGACGAGCACCTCCCCCGGCGAGAACTGGCTCATCTGCTCGGCTGACTGCAGCACACGCACCGGCCCGGCGCCGATCTTCTGCCCGATCGCGCGGCCCTCGGCGATGACGTCGCCGCGCTCGTTGAGCCGGAACCGCTGCATCGTGGTCGCCGAGCGCCGAGACTGCACGGTCTCCGGCCGAGCCTGCAGGATGTAGAGCCGTCCGTCGACACCGTCCTTGCCCCACTCGATGTCCATCGGACGCCCGTAGTGGTCCTCGATGGCGACGGCGAGCCGCGCCAGCTCGGTCACCTCGGCGTCGGTGAGGCTGAAGCGCGCGCGGTCGGCGGGGTCGACGTCCACGAACTCCGTGGAGCGGCCGACGGTGCGGTCGTCGGTGTAGACCATCTTGGTGGCCTTGGTGCCGATGCCGCGCTTCAGGATCGCCGGGCGCCCCGCCCGCAGACCGGGCTTGTAGACGTAGAACTCGTCGGGGTTCACCGCACCCTGGACGACGGCCTCGCCCAGGCCGTACGACGACGTGACGAACACCGCGTCGTCGTAGCCGGACTCGGTGTCCATGGTGAACATCACGCCGGACGCGCCGACGTCCGAGCGCACCATCCGCTGCACTCCCGCCGACAGCGCGACCTCGGCGTGCTCGAAGCCGTGGTGCACGCGGTAGGCGATGGCGCGGTCGTTGTAGAGCGAGGCGAAGACCTCGCGGATGGCCCGCAGCACCCCGTCGATGCCCCGCACGTTGAGGAAGGTGTCCTGCTGGCCGGCGAAGGAGGCGTCGGGAAGGTCCTCGGCCGTGGCGCTCGAGCGGACGGCGAACGACACCTCCTCGTCGTCGCCGGCCAGGGTCGCGAAGGCCTCGCGGATCGCCGTCTCGAGGTGCTGCGGCAGCGGCTGCTCGATGACCCAGCGGCGGATCTCGGTGCCCGCGGCCGCCAGGGCCTGGACGTCGTCGGAGTCGAGCGAGGCGAGCCGCTCGGCGATCCGGTCGGCGAGGCCGGTCTCGCCGAGGAACGAGCGGAACGCGTCGGCGGTGGTGGCGAAGCCGTCGGGCACGCTCACCCCGGCGTCGGCGAGGTTGCTGACCATCTCGCCCAGCGAGGCGTTCTTGCCCCCGACCTGGTCGAGATCACCCATGCCGAGGCTGGAGAACCACCGGACGTCGTCGCTCATAGATCGCTTCCTTTGGTGAGGGTGTGATCGACCCACTCCCGCAGGCGGGGTCGGCCGGGCTGGCGTCGGTCGCTGAGAGTCTGCACGATCAGCGCGGCCATCTCCTCCACGGACCTAGTGGTGGAGTTGATGACCGGAAGGTGGTGGGCGCGGTACATCGCCTCGGCGCGTCGCAGCTCGAACGTGCACTGGTCGATCGAGGCGTAGCGCGAGTTCGGACGGCGCTGCTGGCGCACCTCGGCCAGGCGCGTCGGCGTGGCGAGCAGACCGAAGCACCGGTCGGCGAGCTCGCGCAGCGGCCGCGGCAGCTCGGTGCCCTCGAGGTCCTCGTCGACCAGGGGGTAGTTGGCCACGAAGAGCCCGTGCTGCAGCGCGAGGAACATCGAGGTGGGGGTCTTGCCACACCGCGACGGCGCGATGAGGATCACGTCGGCGCGGTCGATCGCGCGCAGCGTCTGGCCGTCGTCGTGCTGGATCGAGTACTCGATCGCCTGCATGCGCGAGTTGTAGCGCTGGACGTCACCCACGCCGTGCAGCCGACGGGGCACGTTCTGGGCGCTGACGCCGAGGGTCTGCTCCACGCGCGACATGTGCATCTCGTAGAAGTCGATGACCGGGCAGCGGGCCTTGCCGAGCTCGAGCCGGATCTCCTCCGTCGCCGCGGTCGAGAACACCAGCGGCGTCACGGGCCCGTCCATCGCCTCGTCGAGGATGGCCACGACCTGTCGCGCCTCCTCCACCGAGCCGATGAAGGGGATGAGCCGGCGCTCGAAGGTCAGGTGGGGGAACTGGATGAGCAGGGCGTTGCCCATGGTCTCGGCGCTGATGCCGGTGCTGTCGGACAGGAAGAACACGGGCACCGGAACGTCCGGCGACGCCGTCGTCGCGGGGGGCTCACCCATGGTGGTCAGGGTAGGGGGCGGCCCGGCTCGGCGCGCACCCAGAGGGCCAGGCGCGCGACCGCCCGCGGCTCGAGAGGCGCACTGGTGTCGAAACGCACCACGTCGCCGAGGGCCAGTGGGTGCGCACTGGTCGCGCCGCCGCTGTCCCACAGCGCGAGGCCGGCCGAGCCGCCGTGGATCGCGGCCCGCGACGGAAGGCGTTCGAGGTACCTGGTGCGGGCGACGTCGGCCGGGACGTCGCACCAGACCTCCACGGTGCCGGCCGGGTCGACCCCGGCCCGGTCGAGCCCGGCGCTGACGAGGTGTCGCGCCGACGTCGGCCACCAGCTCTCGACCACGGCCCCACTGGGGCAGTCGGCCAGCAGGCTCCACAGCGCCTCGGTGGAGCCGGCACCCAGCACTGGCGACCGGCCGTCCCACTGCTCGGCGTCCGCAGCC
This is a stretch of genomic DNA from Angustibacter sp. Root456. It encodes these proteins:
- the lepB gene encoding signal peptidase I; this encodes MSTDDDRPQPEAESADGAPAFRSERHRAAAAGQQPPASRRRRAGLGLLGALREAVIVVGIALVLSLLVKTFLVQAFYIPSVSMENTLLVGDRVIVSKLTPGPFSLKRGEVVVFTDPGDWLEQNEVPVPDPGPLRQVLIFVGLLPNDSGNHLIKRIIGLPGDHVVCCDDHGRLTVNGVPLEEPYVHPGDRPSEKPFDVRVPAGQLWVMGDHRSASEDSRFKGFVPIDLVTGRAMAVVWPFSRVDWLGVPQSTFARVPAAGASTP
- a CDS encoding pyruvate, water dikinase regulatory protein, producing the protein MGEPPATTASPDVPVPVFFLSDSTGISAETMGNALLIQFPHLTFERRLIPFIGSVEEARQVVAILDEAMDGPVTPLVFSTAATEEIRLELGKARCPVIDFYEMHMSRVEQTLGVSAQNVPRRLHGVGDVQRYNSRMQAIEYSIQHDDGQTLRAIDRADVILIAPSRCGKTPTSMFLALQHGLFVANYPLVDEDLEGTELPRPLRELADRCFGLLATPTRLAEVRQQRRPNSRYASIDQCTFELRRAEAMYRAHHLPVINSTTRSVEEMAALIVQTLSDRRQPGRPRLREWVDHTLTKGSDL
- the ppsA gene encoding phosphoenolpyruvate synthase, yielding MSDDVRWFSSLGMGDLDQVGGKNASLGEMVSNLADAGVSVPDGFATTADAFRSFLGETGLADRIAERLASLDSDDVQALAAAGTEIRRWVIEQPLPQHLETAIREAFATLAGDDEEVSFAVRSSATAEDLPDASFAGQQDTFLNVRGIDGVLRAIREVFASLYNDRAIAYRVHHGFEHAEVALSAGVQRMVRSDVGASGVMFTMDTESGYDDAVFVTSSYGLGEAVVQGAVNPDEFYVYKPGLRAGRPAILKRGIGTKATKMVYTDDRTVGRSTEFVDVDPADRARFSLTDAEVTELARLAVAIEDHYGRPMDIEWGKDGVDGRLYILQARPETVQSRRSATTMQRFRLNERGDVIAEGRAIGQKIGAGPVRVLQSAEQMSQFSPGEVLVADMTDPDWEPIMKRASAIVTNRGGRTCHAAIIARELGIPAVVGTGSATRDLADGREVTVSCAEGDTGYVYEGVLDFEVIETDLQAMPELDVDIMMNVGTPDQAFAFSRLPNAGVGLARLEFIINRQIGIHPRALLELDTLDEPLRSQVSEAVAAYPSPRDYFVQRVAEGVATIAAAFAPKPVIVRMSDFKSNEYANLLAGDRFEPHEENPMIGYRGASRYVSEQFRDCFAMECEALRYVRDEMGLTNVKVMIPFVRTVTEGRRVVELLAEQGLRRGENDLQVIMMCELPSNAVIAEQFLEHFDGFSIGSNDMTQLTLGLDRDSALVAESFDERDPAVLFMLERAIEACTAAGKYVGICGQGPSDHPDLAEWLMQRGIASMSLNPDTVVDTWNRLAKVAKG
- a CDS encoding RNA-binding protein, with product MLENALDHLVRGIVEHPDDVTVRRVDGRRGEMLEVRVHPDDLGRVIGRSGRTASALRTVVGALASGRSVRIDIVDTDRVR
- the lepB gene encoding signal peptidase I, with translation MDVAPQDAAGEAASGAARHETTADGVRQQTGHRPWWRDLPMLVAAALVLTLVVRTFLVQAFYIPSGSMEPTLQIGDRVLVSKLSYRLGDIHRGDVIVFDGRDSFAGSQEVAPAHGLLGRAARQVGAFFGVSPSEKDFTKRVIGLPGDHVECCDAAGRLKVNDRPVDEPYVNPGDAPSTTPFDVVVPAGRLWVMGDHRSDSADSRAHLGDPGGGTVPVDRVIGKVFVRFWPLSRIGGVDGAPAARH
- a CDS encoding NUDIX hydrolase; translated protein: MTLIDRPAARLLCLDPSGALLLQRVVDPAEPDVVRWVSPGGGVEPGESPHDAACREAWEELGFSVDDLAEPALTSSNEFGFDGRRYLGHNTFFALRTERFTPVPVGMSEQERAFTLGAQWLGLEELEALVDSGAAVAPAEMVQWLPELHERLPREPVRPTVRVLVVDADHRVLLLRSRSGFWFPPGGGIEPGETATQAARRELVEELGLHLADDGELGPCVWTRRHVLPSFDLRERWYLLRVGAGGAAVELDHSGWTPLERSTLDQVRWWTLDELAAEQRDILTPRALATLLPALLEQARSGALEGADPVQVGV
- the rpsP gene encoding 30S ribosomal protein S16; the protein is MAVKIRLKRLGKIRAPYYRVVVADSRTKRDGRSIEEIGKYHPTEEPSLIDIDSERAQYWLSVGAQPTEQVLALLKVTGDWQKFKGLPGAEGTLRTREPRPDRDALFNEAARASAGDAVKEGATTPKKKAAKKAEPKVDEGAAEQTADASADEAATTEA
- the trmD gene encoding tRNA (guanosine(37)-N1)-methyltransferase TrmD, which gives rise to MRVDVVTIFPAYLDALQLSLIGKAREQGLLDVAVHDLRDFTHDRHRTVDDTPYGGGPGMVMRPEPWGEALDHVEQAGRAALGDDTVTPHLLVPSPSGVRFTQAMAHELAAERWLAFACGRYEGIDERVLDDAAGRWRLTPVSLGDYVLNGGEVAVLAIVEAVARLLPGVVGNAESLVEESHEDGLLEYPVYTKPASWRGREVPPVLLSGHHGAVARWRRDERLRRTAVRRPDLLAALDPAALDAADRAALQGQRDGFQAEPPAVAD
- the rplS gene encoding 50S ribosomal protein L19; this translates as MHILDSVDAASLRDDVPEFRPGDTLKVHVKVVEGNRSRIQVFQGAVIRRQGDGVRETFTVRKVSFGVGVERTFPLHSPVIDKIEVVTRGDVRRAKLYYLRDLRGKAAKIKEKRETPVSR
- the rimM gene encoding ribosome maturation factor RimM (Essential for efficient processing of 16S rRNA); its protein translation is MQRVVARVGRAHGLRGEVSIEVRTDVPEQRFVPGATFVTDPADAGPLTLETARDHNGVLLLQFASVADRTAAEALRGVLLLVDVETSDEPDAWYEHELIGLRVDDPAGQVLGEVVRLDAGAAQDLLVVRTAAGAEVLVPFVAALVPEVDVAGGRVVVDPPGGMFDPDTEAD